A single region of the Rhizophagus irregularis chromosome 27, complete sequence genome encodes:
- a CDS encoding uncharacterized protein (SECRETED:cutsite_IES-RL; SECRETED:prob_0.5085); SECRETED:SignalP(1-23) produces MKKIISLLILIVLLISSLSVIESRLDQDEEPFMEFDDNMMLPLIISAGENINEYTISSGGHHHHPKYPKHPKHPKHPKFPGPKRAFAYFPSPPDITKGVVVFWETSKNNTLVYGQFSKGFVEGEEDNYSFKVYKGDQELVDLKPKDDDLDRILKINPNGSTDLFLFVFNDTLISGVGILDTDLVISTSDSLIGKDRIKPLTCW; encoded by the coding sequence atgaagaaaataatttcattattaattttgatcgTACTTTTGATCTCTTCTTTATCTGTTATTGAATCAAGATTGGATCAAGATGAAGAACCCTTCATGGAATTTGATGATAATATGATGTTACCTCTCATCATTTCAGCTGGAGAGAATATTAACGAATACACGATTTCTAGTGGTggacatcatcatcatcccaAATATCCTAAACATCCCAAACATCCCAAACATCCCAAATTTCCTGGACCAAAAAGGGCATTTGCATATTTCCCAAGTCCACCAGATATTACAAAAGGGGTAGTCGTATTTTGGGAAACgagtaaaaataatactttagtTTATGGTCAATTCTCGAAAGGATTCGTTGAAGGagaagaagataattattcatttaaagTGTACAAGGGGGATCAAGAATTGGTTGATTTAAAACCTAAAGATGATGATTTAGATagaattcttaaaattaatcCGAATGGTTCTACGGAtcttttcttatttgtttttaatgatACTTTAATCTCCGGTGTAGGTATTCTTGATACAGATCTTGTTATTAGTACATCCGATAGTTTAATTGGGAAAGATAGGATTAAACCTTTAACTTGTTGGTAA
- a CDS encoding uncharacterized protein (SECRETED:cutsite_VFS-YE; SECRETED:prob_0.8322); SECRETED:SignalP(1-22), whose protein sequence is MKSTSALFIIIFFAYNFLNVFSYEDWLSFGGTGENNINNNRNSDAEKIISPKNVGSLKVKFIIPVESSVSATPVTFQNNVYFPDWAGFLYSANARTGEINWKINITKTYLPQPSDPRAISRTTLAIDPKEKLIVFGTQNISGGSGFVIAIDLYGKLVWRTLIDEHPYAVITQSPTIFDNAVYIGVSSAEEGAASTVPGYVCCSFRGSFAKLDLKTGKVIWRTFMVPDNYGRPDLYSGNAVWGSAPAIDPIKKLVYIATGNNYEIPENVTNCITNATTPEQKSACHDPNNFLDAILALDIEKGDVKWVTRLSSFDSWTVACLSGTNPQNCPDPAGPDYDFAQAPLLVNACSKSNDCILLAIATAKSGITWALNAATGKIIWFVESGPGGVGGGSMFGSATDGKHYFVSQSNSRGKAYVFTKPSPKSQPATFGGAIVSIDILTGEILWQTANPTQDKGVAPVSYSNGVVWYGSNDDNGHLFALDAENGNILLDFVTGGTVACGPSIVNGIVYAGSGYVRFGGGVNNTKVFALSH, encoded by the exons atgaaatcgacttctgctctatttatcataatttttttcgcgtataattttcttaatgtATTCTCTTATGAAGATTGGTTGAGTTTTGGTGGCACTGgtgaaaataatatcaataataatcgTAATTCCGATGCTGAGAAAATAATCTCTCCCAAAAATGTTGGTTCtttaaag gttaaatttattattccagTTGAAAGTTCAGTTTCAGCTACTCCAGTGACTTTTcaaaataatgtatattttcCCGATTGGGCAGGATTTTTATATTCTGCAAATGCAAGAACGGGAGaaataaattggaaaattaatataacaaaaaccTATCTTCCACAACCATCAGATCCAAGAGCGATAAGTCGTACTACACTTGCGATTGATCCAAAAGAAAAACTTATAGTATTCGGTACTCAAAATATTTCTGGTGGTAGTGGTTTTGTTATAGCAATAGATCTTTATGGTAAATTAGTCTGGCGTACATTAATTGATGAACATCCATATGCTGTTATAACGCAATCTCCCACAATATTTGATAATGCCGTATATATTGGAGTTTCTTCAGCCGAAGAAGGAGCTGCTTCTACTGTACCTGGTTATGTTTGTTGCTCATTTCGAGGAAGTTTTGCTAAATTGGATTTAAAAACTGGAAAAGTCATATGGAGAACTTTTATGGTACCTGATAATTATGGTAGGCCTGATCTGTATTCTGGAAATGCAGTATGGGGTTCTGCGCCTGCGATTGATCCTATTAAAAAGTTAGTTTACATCGCTACTGGTAACAATTATGAG ATTCCAGAAAATGTTACAAATTGTATTACGAATGCAACAACACCTGAACAGAAATCAGCATGTCATGATCCAAATAATTTCCTTGACGCGATTCTTGCATTAGATATTGAAAAAGGAGATGTAAAATGGGTAACAAGATTATCTAGTTTTGATAGTTGGACTGTAGCTTGTCTTTCTGGGACTAACCCACAAAATTGTCCTGATCCTGCCGGACCAGATtatg ATTTCGCTCAAGCTCCTTTACTTGTTAATGCATGTTCTAAATCAAATGATTGTATTTTACTTGCGATAGCAACTGCAAAATCTGGAATTACATGGGCATTGAATGCTGCCACAGGAAAAATCATTTGGTTCGTTGAATCTGGACCTGGAGGTGTTGGCg GAGGTTCAATGTTTGGTAGTGCTAC agaTGGAAAACACTATTTCGTATCACAATCGAACAGTAGAGGAAAAGCGTACGTATTTACAAAGCCATCTCCTAAAAGTCAACCAGCAACATTTGGAGGAGCAATAGTATCAATTGATATATTAACAGGTGAAATATTATGGCAAACAGCAAATCCAACACAAGATAAGGGAGTGGCTCCAGTATCCTATTCAAATGGAGTTGTTTGGTATGGTAgtaatgatgataatggtCATTTATTTGCTTTAGATGctgaaaatggaaatattttattggattttgTTACGGGTGGTACTGTTGCTTGTGGACCAAGTATTGTTAATGGTATCGTTTATGCTGGTAGTGGGTATGTAAGATTTGGTGGAGGAGTTAACAATACTAAAGTATTTGCTCTTTCACATTAA